Below is a genomic region from Trichoderma asperellum chromosome 2, complete sequence.
TCTGCCATCCAGTTGAGCAAAGCCCAGCCAACGCCGCCATAGAAGGCCTGAAAACTCGCTGTTATAATACCAGCTTGTGCCCTTGTGGTTGTGTTCGTTGCGTAGATCGAATGGGCTGCCCACAGCCGAAGTCGAGTGGTCACGTCCACCGTTGAAGATTTTGTCAACTGAGCTGCCGAGAGGGTCCCAAGCACGGTCCAAAAATGTTGGGTGAGGTGCGTATACAGCCTTGAATCCATGGTGAAAGGCCACACTTGCAGGGAACATTTCAGTCCACATAGTGCGGTGATGGCGCCAAATCTCCTCATGCATCGCCAACAAGAGTCGACGGCTTAGTCGAGATGCCGTGATGATGACGCATCGTCTTGGAGGGGTTTTGCCATAGCCGGTCGCGTCATTAGAGAAGACCCAGGCTGAGCCATGCACATCAAAGATGGGATTCAACGTAATGAGATCTGCCGCCTCACCGACACCACATTGCGGGCTGTTTCTGTCATCCGCACACGAAGCGGGTATGATGGACCGTCCATGCTGCTCAAATCGGAGCTGCTTCGTTTCAGGAAATTCCACAGGACCAAACACCGGCGGCTGACCAGAGTCGGCTGTATATTGCTTGACGGCAGTCGTGAAATTGTCCCAGCTACCGTGGTGAGCGGGAATATAGTAACGCGAATTGCGTTCCCACAGAAACGGACGGGGCTGCCGGTCTGCCCAAACACCCAAGCGATCAAATAGTTCGTACCAGTTGCCCAAATATCGCATATCCATCTCCCAGTTCCAGAAATGTTCGTATTCTGGGTGCTGCAAGGCGAAAACCTGAAGCGGCATATGGGCGCTGCGATAGACGTCgtgtatttcttttttgctggGGTTACCAATTGGCTCCTCGAATTTGCCTGGATAGAATAGCTTCATTTGTGCTTCGCTCCACAGCGTCACCAGTCCATGGAACTCGGGAGGCACGTGGGCGTCCAGCAACTGTTGTACCGTCAAATCATCGGACCAAATAGGCAAATCGTTGTCCTTCACGTGCAACAGAAAGTGGACATTGTACTCTCCACCAGATTTGAGAGCTAGCTCGTTGATCATAGCCCGGAGGTTAAGTACTGTGAACTGCGTCCACTTGAAGCCGGTATACAGGCGGAGCACTACAGCGATTCGACTCTTCTTACCTTCCTCAAGCTTGAGCACTTCGGTCTCTGGGTCTGGCTCTGCGAATCGGTGCTTGTTTGCGGTGGCACATCGCTCCTGCACATCGCCCCAATCAATCTGGCCATAATCAATTTGGCCCGTTTCTTCCCAAACAGCTTCGCTTCCCGAGGACTCTGTGTCGACTCCCACGCCCGCGCCACCATCTTCCATGTCGTAGCCGAAGCCATATGGTCCATAACGACCAAATCGGTCGAAACAAATGTCATCCCGAAGGCCAAACATTGAGTAAGATCCAAAGGCTGGGTCAGGCATATATTGCGGAATACCTTCATATGCATATATGCTAGGAGCCGGGATCTTCTCGTCATTGTCGAGATAACAGGTTTTAATGCTCGAATCAGACGTGTTATACGGATTGTAGGGTTTAGGTTTGGGGATCTCTTGGCTAAGTGGAGGTTCGCCGAGAGGAGCTTTGTGAGCGGGATTGGGATATTCGGCAATGTGCTCAGCTTTCTTAACCAGAGCTTTAAGACCATGGAAGTAGCCGTTCAAACTAAACGCAAGATTAGTGTTAGTGGTCCAGTGCCTCTCTAATGCGGCCAAGAAACTTACTGGGGAAATTGAAGCCATGGCATCTTCTTGATGTCTTCATCCCATTTCCTCTGATTCTCTGCGTCCTCTTCTGCGCTCAGTTCATCTTTGTCGTCCATGGGTAATTGGACCCTCTGgtcatctttctctttctcttgctcaGTTGTTTTTGCCTGTTCCTCTTTGATGATCTTCTCTTGGTCCTGACCACTCcccccctctttctttccttcttctgtttgCGTCCCTTCCGGTTTGTTGCTCGCAGTaaattctttcttcccttgaTCTACCTTCTCTGATGGTTTACCCTGCTTATCTTTGTTCTTACCCTCCACAATCACTAAAACAGGGCCACCATCTTCATTCCCAATTATTGTAGGCTGCGGGGGCGAATACTTTGTTGCAGTAGCAGGTTGAGCGAATCGGGAGCTTGCCTCAGTAACAATACCATCGCCAGCTTTGAAGAGGGCAAGTGACACAAGAATCATGCTTGCGACAGTCCATATTAAAATTCTCCGATAAAAGCCTCGGCCGAAGATAGAAAGCCCTCGAACTGGCTTCGTTTCCATGACATTTTCTGCATATGGTAATAACGGCTCATTGTTTCTATTTGTCGAAGAGTGGGAGCTGGAACGGCTACTAAAGCTGAGAAGTGAGGCCGTGCGCTCCATGGCGGAGGGAGCGAGGCTAGGTGATGAACACCTGCGGTTCGGAAGGTCGTAAGCGTCACAGTCGCAAAGCCTTAGATGTGGTACACTTCGAATTTCAACAATCTTCTAGCCACAGGGAAATAATCGGATAGGTAAGGGAAATTAGGagaactaaaaatataatgtAAAGCAAAAAGATGCAAAGAAAAGCAAACGAAAAGCCTATTGCGTGACTGGTGAGATAGTGGCAACTACTGCCGTCTTGGAGGGGCAGAGTCAagtgggagaaaaaaataatgggaaaaggaagagaaaagtctGGCGATGAAATGGCAAGCCCACAGAGAGGCTTCTTGAGGTTCCGCAAAAGGAATCAAGATAATAGAGGGGAGATAAGAAGAACACAAGTAAGGGTATGGATGTACAAGATTTTTGGTGATCGACGACGGCGAAATGGCCGGTGCAAGGACTCCGTAGTCGCAATAACCATAAACCTTGTATAGGAGGCCAGGCGAAAAAGCGGCTTTCCAGGGACCCCAGAAGAGACCGCTGGCCAAGTGGGAACAGGCAGGAGCCGCCGGGCACACGGTTCAACCCTGCCTTAACTACCAGCTGCCAAGTGCCAAGTGCCCAGGCGCGCGCAAAGAGCGATCGACAGGCAGGTGTGAGACAGAagcaacaaaagaagaaagaaggagagaagagaagaagtgcGGACAAAGACACAGATAAGATGCTGGGCGGCAACTTCGACAgatagactttttttttttttatcagccactaaaaaaagaacggtTGCGGCGTTTCAAGCCTGATGGATCCAAGGCTGGCTCTCTTTCTCGTCTGCAACTCCGTAAGGCAGACTCCATCAGGCAAGACCTATTTTGGATCTGGCAGCGGATTTATTTCAAGAGTGCAAATACTAATCCGAACCGCCCTCGCCAGGCCGGCTTATCGAATAGGAGCGCGAGGCGCATCTGAGAACGATGGGGAACTGCAGCCATGGAACGAGCGCATCCACACAGACACACAGAGACGCACAGTCAGCTTCAAACGACCGCCCAGTGGTCCACTATAGAAGAGGGACCATGTCTTGCCTACGGCAGCCTCCTTATGCATCAACGACGCTTCAATGTCTCTATTGCCCAGCCATACCCTGCTGAACGGTGGGTGAGCTGAAACTCCCATGAACATACTTGTCGAGTGGTCAGCTCAATTAGGACTGGATCAGCCACATATCATGTTCCCTGCTATGAGTACTTGCCACCACAGACAAATTGCTACATATTCAGCCCGAAGAAATGGCGGCTCCAAAGGACAAGAATGATGAGGAAGTTGTCGAGCGAAGCTCTGCTTGGATATCGTGGCCGCGCGGCTCTGATGCTGCAGCATGCAGCGAATGCAAATGCGATAGCGTTGCGGCTAAACCTGTCAATCGCATCCATCATTACAACCGCATCGTGCCCTCTTCGAAGCCGCTGGGCTCCGCTAGTCCAAGAAGTCTCCCACTAACCTAATTAGCTCCAGTATCACCGCAGTTTGTCTATCCCTAGCCAATCAGCGCAGCACGAGCCACAGCCGGGACCGCATACGGCTGCCCCGATACGGCTGCCACAGTACGTACCCCTGTGAGCTTTCCACCAGCGTTTGGTCTTTGGCCTGTCGATCAGCCAGCTATTGCGTCATCACCGTCGTACATACAAAGTCGAGTAGGAGCGCGGCTGTGATGAGAGACAAAGGGGAACGATTCAGCCAAAGTTTGAAGTTCATATGTTGGCTGGGGTCTCGTTtgaggagggagaaggggCTCAAAACTGCTTAAAAGGCCATATTGCTCCTGCGCCCTATTTCGGGATGATCGGGCTTCCTTGCCGCTGAGAGTGGAAATCCATTGACgctggagaaagaaaaaaaaataggcgGGACGCAGTTGACGTGGGCCCGTCGTATCCTTGCCATCCAACCATCCCGCCGGCACAACATGAAACACGCGTTGACGACAGGGGTAGAATAGCGCAGTGTACATTCTGAGCCTCCCGAAATCCCATGTTGCTGCTTCTTTACAGCCTATTAACAGCCATTCAGCATGGAGGTACATACATTATTCTGCTATCAAGTGAGATAGCAGTGGAAGTTAGCCACACTATCGTCCATTGCCCtctctttttaaatacttcatGATAGTACTTACTGCTCGCAGCCTACAGCTCGTGCTCTGCCGAGATTCTCCTTTTCCAGGCCGGGGGGCAAGCCATCTCATCAAATATTACGGAGCAACAGAATTCTCATTCCGCTTCCACCTACTCGTATCAACATCCTGTGGAGCTGGATTTTCATTGTCATCTCGTTCGCTCGCGCCCCATGGAGAGTCTCTTGGCGTAAGTCATAAAAGTGGCCCATTGGTTGCATAGGGTGACAAGAATCGACTGCCAAGACTCTTCTACGCTGGTTTTGGTCTACGCAAACGGACTGTATGCCCGCCTAGCAATCCGGTGTTGCCAGGTCTCGCCAAATCCCCTCCCCAACCAGCTTCTCGTTTGATCGCTCGCCATGATCCCACATAAGCATGCATGCGGCATACGCCCAGTGTCCGACATGGCTGCTATCGCAATATAAATCTGCCGCTGCCGAGCAGAACTCGCTGCATCTCATGCCGACGGCTGAGACATTCACACATCAAAGGCGGAGGTCAATCAACCCTAATTGATTACCGTCATATCGATCAGTGCCATACATAATTGGCGCCGGCTAGGGTTAAAAATAGATTTAGCTCGGGGAATTTACGGAGTACTGATATTGCTATACGAATTACGAATTGGCATTCATGTCAATCACCAATGCCGCACAAAGCAGGATATCTGCTTGCATCCAATCGACAAAAGCAGCAGACAgtttggcgatggcgacaaACCACCAACTCAGTACCATGAGATCATATAGAGACCGTATCAAGCAGGGGGTCGTATAGCTCGGTGGCGTATAGCTCTTCAAAGCGCTCATGAATCTAGAAACAGTTTGCCTCACATGGCTTATGGAATTCcacccaaaaaagaaaagaaaggaaaaaaggacaaaagggagagaaagaatcaTGGCGCAAGATCTATTCGCTATATTCCAATTTTCCTGCTATGCATATACAACCTATTCCAGCGTGCTTTGGCGCTTCGTTCCCAACATCAGGCATTACTGACGTATGAGTATCTACAAGGATGCCATCATGGCTTATCAAACTGtttcttttggcttttcATCACCCATAACTTTGGTCTCGTGGCCGTGATTGCTTGCCTCATCTTCCACATCGGTCGCCTCGCCACTCTCGTCGCTGGCcgagcctttcttttttgcgtCAATACTTTCTCTCCACCCTTTACCCCATCGAATAGTAGCCATGACGCCGAGTGTTGAGAGGACCATTAATGCTGTTGAAATGGTCTCAAACCACCCGACGCCGATTCCGTCGATGGCAGGCAGAACCACAGCAGTGCCCACGCAACCAGCTAGGTACCGAACGAAGTAATTTGCTGCCGTTACTTCTGCACCGCGTCCGGGCATCACATCCAAGCAGTACGTATTCAAAGAGGGGAAGGCAAAGAGCTGCCCAACGCCTTGCAAGAAGAGCATAATGACCGGCACAGGGATGCCACCTACAGCTTTGTCTACCGTCCACCCATAGACAAGTACACAGCTTGGCATGAGAATACCCATGAATGGTAGTGCAGACCGCAAACGATCCTCTGGGATGCGTATACCATTGCGCTTTTTGATCCACTGTTTTACCGTTCTGTCTGCCCATCTCCCTCCCATGAATGTGCCCAGCAAATAGCCGCTACCTGGTGCTAGGTAGAAAAGCCCTGATAGCATCGGCGATTCCAGGTGAAATCGCGGGTTTAGCACGTACCGAATTGGAGTGAGCAAGCTATACATGTTCCACACGAGTGCTGAACTGGCGAGTGCTACGAGCACCTGGTTCCAATATCGAAACAGCCGAATTACTCGAATCGGGTTCGTCATACGAAGTACGGCTTtgatcttttctttcctgGGTTGGCCTTCTAAATCTTCGATTTGTTTGTGGTGGATTGTCTCAGGCAcgagaaaaaagacacccAAAACACCGGTGCCAGCCAATGCTGTCTGGAGCCAGAAGATAGACCTCCATGTTGCATAAGTCACCAAGATACCGCCAATGAACGGACCAAGTGCGGGCCCAATTAATGTTCCAGACATGAACCATCCGAGAGCAGTTGCTCGCTCTGTAGGGCGATATATATCTCTACTGTTTGTTAGCCACTGCCGACTGTATGCCAGCTAGTATTTCGCTTTAGCCCTATGCGTTCTTTAGGCCACTCACCTTACCCAAGTCTATCTGGTGTAAAGACCTTATGTTTCAATTGTCTCAATGCCAAGATAGCTATGGGCTGCACAAGGCAGTATGAGAGGCCTATATCAAAGCTGTTCGGGCAAGGCTATCTTTCTGCATGCGATACTTATCGGGTGCATACTCAACGGTCTAGAACTCTTCGCGAAAAGAATATGCTCGGGTGTTAGATCACTTACCCCAGGCAAGCTGCTCCCAATAAGATGAAGGCAGTTCCTTCAAAGGCTGAGAGCGCTCTGAAGACAAAAAAGGCTGCCAGATTCGGAGCAAGGGCAGTAGCCATGCtcagcaagaagaacaaTACAGCTGTTAATAGTGTCATCTATATCGCTTAGCGTGCATGCCGCTACAGGTCAAAATCTTCTCCTCTCAGGGTGATGCCCAGCCATGTACAGCGATGTACATAGCCAAGAATCATGTATGGAGGAAGGGATGGCTCAACTTACTGGTCGTCTGCCGAATACCTGGCTCATGGGCCCCCAAATGACAGGCGATATACCCATCAGAGCCATATATGCAGCATTGCTCACGTTGATGATAGAGCCAGTCGTGTGATATGTCTCTGCTACCTCAGGAACAGCAGCCAGGATGCTAGTGCTTGACAATGGCGAGAGGAAAGCGCAAAAGGACAGGACTGTCACGATAATATGCTTGCGACGTGATGACACGCGGTCATATATTTCATCTCCTGTCTCATGATACCCAacagcagatgaagatgacgactgCGGTGAAGATGGCTCAAATGCATCTGGTCCAGACACATGAGACGTAGGTCGATAGAATACTCCCACTGGTTTTGTCGGTTCATTCATTCCCTCGATATCATTTTTATCACGATACTGCTGAGATAACTTGGAAATCTCATTGGTCTCAGGGGCCCTCGGGGGTGATTTCTCTTCGGTGGAAACCATGATTGCGAGCTACGATATATTCGATCCACAACCTTGGCTTTACCGAATAGAATCACTCTTTGAAAGATGAAAGGCTTTTAGTATATGAGGAAGAAACCGATATGCAAAACGTCACAAGCTGCCATGGAGATGCAATGATTGTGGCTAAAACGGTTTGATTTCGCAGCTAAAGAATATGCCAgtgcttttttaaaagcaaaataaggaaaaaaaatttcaacACAATGATACAAAACAAGCAACAAGTACAAAGGGGGAAGCAGAGACGCCGAGGAAATAGGCCCtaaatagattttattacgGTATCGCGCCCACCAGCAGCCGGAAAATTGGTCAAAGAGTATGTAACCGAATCAAGAAACCGCCATATAGCCTTCTCCACAAACCCGTCCGGTTGTCTTATCGGAGCAGCCTCTCCCGGGAAGCGGAGCCGCTCCCGGGCTTGCAGCCAGCCAAGCTCCTTGGTTGTGCTCGCCAGGGACAACCTTGCAGATCGAATCCGCCATCGGCCCGCCTTTAGGCTCTCAAAAGCTTTGATTCTTCCCGATTTTCTGCGCAAGTTGGATCTAAGACGCCTACACCTTTGACCGTGCCTCGGCACAGGAACTGCCGCCCTGCAGCTTTTAGGGCAGGATTGCTGCGAGAACCGGTTTCGTTCCGTGGTGTTGTGCCGAAGTGGGCCTTTTTTGAATCGTTTTAGCTGATAGAGAGTACGGCATGCTGTAgattttgctcttttcgtGCAAAGTCCGTGCTATTGCCGGCCGTGGTTCGGGCACTTTTGGCCTGGGAGTTTATGCTTTGAGATTGCCAGCAGTCTTCGTAGCTAGCTAGTACTTTCGCTGCTCCGTCATAATGAATGGGCATAAAGGAGCCGATTTGCTATGAATAGAATTCGGCCCCATCGATGATAAGAGTCACTCTTAGAAGCCGATTTACTTCGATGTAGAGTAAGCAATTGTGATAGCAATATCGGCCAAGATCCGTCTCCCGCCCCTTTTTTATGCATAGCCGGGCAAAAgctgcagcttttttttttttcatcacGTCACTATTATCCGGGAGGGTTAATAGATGAAAGGATATTTTTCAGTGTTTGTTACTCCCCTGGAGCTTCTAACGTATATCTATTCTAAACTACTACTTGAAACTTGAAGCCATCCGTtatacaagaaagaaaaaaaccccaAAACCCGTACGCCAATGCATGCATCATGTTCTACATTCGCTTTGTagaccttttttctttgtggTGTAAATATGTGATACCAACGAAAACGCAGCGCCATGCAATGTTGAAAGCAACAAAGATACTCTTCGGATCCTCTTCGAACCCTCCTTTAATATAAGATATACAATGCTTTTCGGTATTTGAGCAGTGTGGTTATTAAATTTTGAGGCAAACAAGCGTCGAGGCAAATGTTCTCCATCACGCGAGTAGCTTCTGTACTCGCTCCTGAATCACACGATCAACAGGCTGGAGGCCTCTTTGGATCACAACATTCTCTCTCCCGCCAATGGTGACAACTTTGAGCCACTCCGGAGCGATTTCATTGGCAATTAATCGGATACAAttcattccttcttcttttgaaaGCGGTACTCGCAAAGAATCCTTAAGCTTGTCTGAGATGAGTGTCATGGTAAAAGCTTGCCTCGGCAGGGAAGCCGGGTTGGACAAGCTGAGCATGGAAATGGTAGCACAAACGTCGGTGACTCGGTTCAAAGCAGCTCGACGCTGAAGCTCCGGTTCGGATGGGGGGAGAGGTCCGTTGGCTTTAGCAAGCTGCTTATGTCGTAGACGATCCAACAGGCTCATCTTGGTACCGTCGGGATTTACCATGGCGGTGGTAGCCTGCTGCTTgacctctttttcttgctgcttcGCAACTATTCCTTCCTTGAGCGCCGATAGAGCATTGTGTCCCTTATTCAGGATCGGGTTGATTTTGATACTGTTGTCCATGTTCCTAATTTCAGCGCGAGGCAGTTCTTTCAGAGATAAGCCGGCTGGAGGCACATCCACGTCGGTCACATTGTCCTGTGTTCGGCCAGCACAGAACGCTCGAAGGTTCTCCTCAAACTGCCTGCAAAGGCGCTCTTCGTTGATGGATACTGCGCCATTGTTGTGGTCAGGATGCAGCTCTATGCAAATCTTTCCACGGCCATAGTCGGATACAATAAAGGGAGAAACCACACTGGAGTCTCGTGTCGATGTCTGGACGGCAATGCATACTCGGATGTCGTCAACCGTGACCTGTCGCTTGCCCCAGGTACGGGAGATGTGTGGAGCCACAGACGAAATATCAATGGGCACAATGGTTCCGTTGTGTACAATCTGGAGAGCAATAGTCTTAAGGAAGGCCTTGTGCAGGCGGATCAGATCGACCAGCTCTGGGCTAAACTCGCTTTCAGcctcctttgtcttcttgtGGCTAGTTACGCGATACGCCTCAAGCTTTGTCTGCACAGTCTTGCCGCCTTGCTTAGACTTTGCAATGATGGTCGACTCGCTGGGCTTATGCGCAGAAGCAGCTCGTGAGGGCGTTGACTTGGCAACCTTCTTTCCCTTGACCGGGGTCTTTGGCGCAGGCTTCGCAGCGGGCACTGCTACTGCCGAAATGGCCACTTTGGCGGTGGATTCTCCTCTCCGAGCACGCTTGGCTGGTGTTGCAGGCACTGGTTCTTCATCGCTGCTGGGAGTGAATGAGACGGTCCTTCTTGTGACACGAGGAGGGTGGTTGGCGTCGGCCTCATCGACTGCGGCCTTCCTCTTCCGTGAAGATGTCGGTTCCGGGTTGGCGATGACCGCCTTCTTGGAGGCTGCACCATGGAAAGCCTGGCTCTTGGATACGCGAGTGAAGCTGCTGATGGATTGTGTTGTTGAGGGAGCCTCGGCCTGGCGCCTTCTTGTGGTTCGGGCCATGATGTgttctctttccttcttctacttTATGCGATGTGACTTTTCCTCCTGCTCCTTCCCTTCCTGCGGCGTGCCTAACCTGCAGTTCCAAACgacgcaaagaaaaaaaaaaaaaaaaaatcaattgGCAAGAGCTATACGTGCAGCCCAGAAGCGCGGATCGTTActgtgggaaaaaaaaaaaaaaaaaaaaaaaaaaaaaaaaacaataactAGTAGGAGAGATGTGCCTGATGATTTGAGAACAAGGCGTCACTGCCagttgaaaaggaaaagtcgAAAAAGCGGGAAGCTGCGAAATGCTAAAAGGCTGGAcgctggaaaagaaaggaaggagCCGAGTTGAATTGCCTTGACAACGGAATTACCGCTCCATAGTGCTGGGGTGGAAAGATTTCATGACGCGACCCGCAGACGCGCCCACACGACGCGGTTCATTTTcctggccaagctgagaAATGTGTGTTTCTGTGGGCGCGTTAAGTGGCGGCCCCTCCCCCACACGCGCACGCATGCTTCGACCTGACTTGGCTTGGCTGCACGGGCACTAACAAACAGAGCTGTACAGAGTAATGCTGTAAGCACCTCAATGGTGGTGGGTTTCAGTATCTGCATAGTAGGTACGATCTAGTGGGCAgttagcagtagcagtgctTCATTCTCGGTGCTCCCGCTTGGTACAAGAGGATGGCAGGATTCCTGTTAGTAGTATACTATAGGCATATCATACATATGCAGCTAAGTATATCGTCTGCCTGTACTTCCGCGCAGCACCCAACAACTGCCAATGGCTGTCCTATCTGTGCAAGTAGCTTCGTCGCTAAGGAGAGTGGCAGTGGCAAGCTTTTTGCTGATGCGTCTCGTGTAAGCCAATAACGATGGCAAAAAGTGTGGTTGATTGGGCGCATGCATACTATAGTTACATCCTTGCGACGAAGGATGGAAGCATAACGGCCAATAACTCCTATAATCTGACCGCTCTTATGAGTCAATCATAACCAGTTGTCTTGTATCACATCGAGGCTGAGCGT
It encodes:
- a CDS encoding uncharacterized protein (EggNog:ENOG41~TransMembrane:1 (i54-73o)); the encoded protein is MERTASLLSFSSRSSSHSSTNRNNEPLLPYAENVMETKPVRGLSIFGRGFYRRILIWTVASMILVSLALFKAGDGIVTEASSRFAQPATATKYSPPQPTIIGNEDGGPVLVIVEGKNKDKQGKPSEKVDQGKKEFTASNKPEGTQTEEGKKEGGSGQDQEKIIKEEQAKTTEQEKEKDDQRVQLPMDDKDELSAEEDAENQRKWDEDIKKMPWLQFPHLNGYFHGLKALVKKAEHIAEYPNPAHKAPLGEPPLSQEIPKPKPYNPYNTSDSSIKTCYLDNDEKIPAPSIYAYEGIPQYMPDPAFGSYSMFGLRDDICFDRFGRYGPYGFGYDMEDGGAGVGVDTESSGSEAVWEETGQIDYGQIDWGDVQERCATANKHRFAEPDPETEVLKLEEGKKSRIAVVLRLYTGFKWTQFTVLNLRAMINELALKSGGEYNVHFLLHVKDNDLPIWSDDLTVQQLLDAHVPPEFHGLVTLWSEAQMKLFYPGKFEEPIGNPSKKEIHDVYRSAHMPLQVFALQHPEYEHFWNWEMDMRYLGNWYELFDRLGVWADRQPRPFLWERNSRYYIPAHHGSWDNFTTAVKQYTADSGQPPVFGPVEFPETKQLRFEQHGRSIIPASCADDRNSPQCGVGEAADLITLNPIFDVHGSAWVFSNDATGYGKTPPRRCVIITASRLSRRLLLAMHEEIWRHHRTMWTEMFPASVAFHHGFKAVYAPHPTFLDRAWDPLGSSVDKIFNGGRDHSTSAVGSPFDLRNEHNHKGTSWYYNSEFSGLLWRRWLGFAQLDGRGRNGHRKEGGGKLRGGKAEEEAETSSGRMCLRSFLMHPIKWESPEDKP
- a CDS encoding uncharacterized protein (EggNog:ENOG41~TransMembrane:12 (i90-113o125-145i157-176o182-203i215-240o246-265i304-325o345-366i387-408o420-442i454-475o481-502i)), with protein sequence MVSTEEKSPPRAPETNEISKLSQQYRDKNDIEGMNEPTKPVGVFYRPTSHVSGPDAFEPSSPQSSSSSAVGYHETGDEIYDRVSSRRKHIIVTVLSFCAFLSPLSSTSILAAVPEVAETYHTTGSIINVSNAAYMALMGISPVIWGPMSQVFGRRPMTLLTAVLFFLLSMATALAPNLAAFFVFRALSAFEGTAFILLGAACLGDIYRPTERATALGWFMSGTLIGPALGPFIGGILVTYATWRSIFWLQTALAGTGVLGVFFLVPETIHHKQIEDLEGQPRKEKIKAVLRMTNPIRVIRLFRYWNQVLVALASSALVWNMYSLLTPIRYVLNPRFHLESPMLSGLFYLAPGSGYLLGTFMGGRWADRTVKQWIKKRNGIRIPEDRLRSALPFMGILMPSCVLVYGWTVDKAVGGIPVPVIMLFLQGVGQLFAFPSLNTYCLDVMPGRGAEVTAANYFVRYLAGCVGTAVVLPAIDGIGVGWFETISTALMVLSTLGVMATIRWGKGWRESIDAKKKGSASDESGEATDVEDEASNHGHETKVMGDEKPKETV
- a CDS encoding uncharacterized protein (EggNog:ENOG41); the protein is MARTTRRRQAEAPSTTQSISSFTRVSKSQAFHGAASKKAVIANPEPTSSRKRKAAVDEADANHPPRVTRRTVSFTPSSDEEPVPATPAKRARRGESTAKVAISAVAVPAAKPAPKTPVKGKKVAKSTPSRAASAHKPSESTIIAKSKQGGKTVQTKLEAYRVTSHKKTKEAESEFSPELVDLIRLHKAFLKTIALQIVHNGTIVPIDISSVAPHISRTWGKRQVTVDDIRVCIAVQTSTRDSSVVSPFIVSDYGRGKICIELHPDHNNGAVSINEERLCRQFEENLRAFCAGRTQDNVTDVDVPPAGLSLKELPRAEIRNMDNSIKINPILNKGHNALSALKEGIVAKQQEKEVKQQATTAMVNPDGTKMSLLDRLRHKQLAKANGPLPPSEPELQRRAALNRVTDVCATISMLSLSNPASLPRQAFTMTLISDKLKDSLRVPLSKEEGMNCIRLIANEIAPEWLKVVTIGGRENVVIQRGLQPVDRVIQERVQKLLA